Proteins found in one Cryptococcus neoformans var. grubii H99 chromosome 14, complete sequence genomic segment:
- a CDS encoding solute carrier family 45, member 1/2/4 → MPDTPPHKHHYTSLRSLIHSPGPDNPSKHNTLAPRPSRNSSSSRSRDRRPDPPRKADRDKGRLSTWKLMCLTVSMGGSQIAWTVELGYGTPYLLSLGLSEQLTSLVWLAGPISGLIAQPLIGAISDSSHSRYRRRYWIVTSTMLLVFSGLGLAFTEPIAKALVDLTGGGQGDWDPKTIRLVKNTAIGIAVFSFYCLDFALNALQASLRNLVLDITPGEQLATANAWHGRFNHVGNIVGFTMGFLNLSHVPIIRLVGGGQFRKVCIVALILLVITVWITCWTQEEKEKDSIFGERRSKIRDVVGTIYEAVLHLPKPIRRVCIVQIAAFMGWFPYLFYSTTYVAEVMAKEVHHKPDIDRATRAGSLALLIYSFVAIIAGTLLPYLAARDRRLLKPTSEKLRDGEIEIENEDEEDEEHVEMERIREMVQQWKAEAAREGRPLKLPTMPFMLRNIWTAGLVLFGCLMMSTFFITKVWQATVMIALVGICWAIACWVPFAIIMEFLKELDDKPPPRTSDGRPRPTHARTTSTPLGWRSHPSSPMGRASPDERTPLTRSYSTADLEGANEMEYTGQGPVAGGTIMGIHNLAIVFPQFIIAVVASIIFKLADSQPDIQPTSVFTSVEGGGPHGQDKNGVAWVLRFGGLMAFVGALVSRKVPPTKTEKAMRRRLADMREESAE, encoded by the exons ATGCCAGATACACCCCCACACAAACACCACTACACCTCCCTCCGCTCCCTCATACACAGCCCAGGCCCCGACAACCCCTCCAAACACAACACCCTCGCGCCACGCCCAAGCCGCAATAGCAGCAGCTCACGCAGCCGCGACCGCAGGCCCGATCCGCCCAGAAAGGCAGACAGGGACAAGGGCCGCTTGTCGACATGGAAACTCATGTGCCTCACCGTGTCCATGGGCGGGAGCCAGATCGCATGGACAGT GGAACTTGGATACGGCACTCCCTATCTACTCTCACTTGGCCTCTCTGAACAGCTCACTTCTCTCGTCTGGCTGGCCGGGCCTATATCTGGCCTCATCGCCCAGCCGCTCATCGGTGCCATTTCAGATTCCTCGCACTCTCGCTACCGGAGGCGGTACTGGATTGTAACATCGACCATGCTCCTCGTATTTAGTGGTCTCGGTTTGGCTTTCACAGAACCTATCGCCAAAGCATTGGTCGATCTGACAGGCGGTGGCCAAGGCGACTGGGATCCAAAAACTATCAGATTA GTGAAGAACACGGCTATAGGTATAGCCGTCTTTTCATTCTACTGCCTTGATTTCGCTCTTAATGC TCTCCAAGCTTCCCTCCGCAATCTTGTCCTAGACATCACGCCAGGTGAACAACTTGCCACCGCCAATGCTTGGCATGGACGCTTCAACCACGTGGGTAACATTGTGGGATTTACCATGG GTTTCTTGAATCTCAGCCATGTACCGATCATCCGTTTGGTCGGAGGCGGTCAGTTTCGTAAAG TATGTATCGTGGCGTTGATACTGTTGGTTATTACCGTGTGGATCACGTGTTGgacccaagaagaaaaggaaaaggacaGTATTTTTGGCGAAAGGCGGTC GAAAATACGAGATGTAGTGGGTACAATCTACGAAGCTGTACTCCATCTCCCAAAACCGATCCGCCGAGTTTGCATC GTACAAATTGCTGCTTTCATGGGATGGTTCCCGTATCTTTTCTACTCTACCACCTACGTCGCCGAAGTCATGGCCAAAGAAGTACATCACAAACCTGATATCGACCGAGCTACTCGGGCTGGTAGTTTGGCACTTTTAATTTATTCTTTCG tCGCCATCATCGCTGGAACACTTCTCCCTTACCTCGCCGCGCGAGATCGCCGACTGCTCAAACCCACTTCGGAAAAACTTCGAGATGGGGAGATTGAGATTGAaaacgaagatgaagaagatgaagagcatgtggagatggagaggatcaGAGAGATGGTACAGCAGTGGAAAGCCGAGGCtgcgagagaaggaagaccTCTGAAATTACCCACTA TGCCGTTCATGTTGAGAAACATTTGGACGGCGGGGTTGGTCCTCTTTGGGTGCTTGATGATGTCTacattcttcatcaccaagGTCTGGCAAGCGACAGTGATGATCGCTCTGGTAGGCATTTGTTGGGCTATTGCTTGTTGGGT ACCGTTTGC AATCATCATGGAG TTCCTCAAAGAGCTTGACGACAAGCCTCCCCCGCGAACATCAGACGGTCGACCCCGTCCCACCCACGCGCGCACGACGTCCACCCCCCTCGGCTGGCGATCACACCCCTCCAGCCCGATGGGCCGCGCCTCCCCCGATGAGCGTACACCACTTACCAGAAGCTACTCGACCGCCGACCTTGAAGGCGCTAATGAAATGGAATATACAGGCCAAGGCCCAGTAGCCGGCGGGACTATTATGGGTATTCATAATCTCGCCATCGTTTTCCCTCAGTTCATC ATTGCAGTGGTAGCctctatcatcttcaagctaGCCGATTCTCAGCCCGACATCCAGCCCACCTCGGTATTCACCTCGGTCGAAGGCGGTGGACCGCATGGTCAAGATAAGAATGGAGTCGCCTGGGTCCTCCGGTTTGGCGGGTTGATGGCGTTTGTAGGCGCGTTGGTATCAAGAAAAGTACCGCCTACCAAGACTGAAAAggcgatgaggaggaggttggcGGATATGAGGGAGGAAAGTGCAGAGTGA
- a CDS encoding exocyst complex component 4 yields the protein MSRQPPAKYKISGPQPVRPDLRTAYSTDNGPYPAFVQESPPRPARSRMRDAPRPPQPPRPALVPPLHTRRPSGDALEIPPASPADVFAADRAQRMQMRAQMSAAAHQASRPLQLPGAANTETMRNVVGAFMSAGRQHEQPPPARRPHKSEARMRKPHREEVWQDEEGGQFGEIDSAMRQVKKDWPFVMESNFSSSSLALSLLSQTPSPSLPQHPGLAPFLRLHESLSAGLQAAVQAHSKSFAASLPAHQNFLDILARAQEQVRKSKQELKAARDGFAGKGKSELSGIRARERTVRDMLRILDTIDNLKQVPDQLESLIGDKRFLQASLILVRSLETINKPELREIGALSDLRSYFVTQETTITEILIEELHNHIYLKTFYSDPRWRPYTPGRADLPIIESQGGDDLAFLRSPDPNTASPNLNTTTTTNGNAAAGPGPSSKFSRYLSQLSTKPSTRPMLQYDGDPIPSTLTLSTVSHQQQNANALSPGTGMPQADSHTSLSSLLGTAGNTGNPETDSYVYIENLLEALAVLGRLGQALDTVAQRAPGEIYALVDGTLDEVEERTERRREEDLSVSPQNVLGNTIDPIPSSSRTIPPTSATTINTTAATTAAAVSSRKSLFSSTETSQIEISLGAAGPPQHAALLKDLFWTLYSKLAAVLEGHRVMYEVSRWVSSRPGFKDSTTPKGSSINIPVLEMWRPVQQEVRTLLSNYLTDDQPGSRLDRNPILSINEVLRDPKVSRDKSKPMFKFNDSDSRAIQKEIKPIDDSVQQALRSSVPGLVNMQSDQPVSVVAPDTDDRFSPSSGRYRTLVPPNAFNVTTLFQPTLAFIHRASAIVPPGFESETQGFSTILEDFVVKVFLTQLDEKVTAGFQKAVSGYDAYQVDRGALTDMKQPPLKSSVRVMALIHSLCIMLQTTPFHRENYSRLIVGVIVQYYQQCSARFKDLVSHPATFETDSERPMVLPAVWAQREDITKCLSEMRSVPSTDRAGMVSVSHKEIRLEMELLRDRPVSEPNLIHSSRKLEALGNLSQSLRWFIDALLDLQMVSEEPASPEGEQPELDVLKTAPPLSPDSDEPRLPLTRAMAQRYQAIIQTYEQLAEMVVNAIRLEIRCRVMCNIGASMQKGDFRLESEALEPDSDILDLNTSLIEFEELAQRTISPDDHSFIFRALGQLVDHCLIAYASKYVNGVNAAGVRKIKRNILSLQQTLRGIAAASEQGVLTRASEFWDLYEQGPKKMLEDLKNINGTPPYAFEDYNTMLKLQCKSNTDELNTYLIDLHALSMDVEGWDLGED from the exons CATGTCCCGGCAGCCCCCCGCCAAGTACAAGATCTCCGGCCCCCAGCCCGTCCGCCCCGACCTCCGCACCGCATACAGCACCGACAATGGCCCCTACCCCGCCTTTGTCCAGGAAAGCCCCCCGCGCCCAGCCAGGTCCCGCATGCGCGATGCCCCCCGCCCACCGCAGCCGCCACGCCCCGCCCTCGTCCCCCCCCTCCACACACGCAGGCCGTCCGGAGACGCGCTCGAAATCCCCCCCGCCTCCCCCGCCGATGTATTCGCTGCAGACCGCGCCCAGCGCATGCAGATGCGCGCCCAGAtgtccgccgccgcccaCCAGGCATCCCGGCCCCTCCAGCTCCCCGGCGCCGCAAACACAGAGACAATGCGCAACGTCGTCGGCGCCTTCATGAGCGCAGGCCGCCAGCACGAGCAGCCCCCGCCCGCCAGACGCCCCCACAAGAGCGaggcgaggatgaggaaacCGCATCGCGAAGAGGTCTGGCAAGACGAGGAGGGAGGCCAGTTTGGCGAGATCGATTCAGCCATGCGGCAGGTCAAGAAGGACTGGCCGTTTGTCATGGAGAGCAAtttctcgtcgtcgtcccTTGCCCTGTCGCTCCTCTCGCAGACGCCATCGCCGTCTCTCCCCCAGCACCCCGGCCTCGCCCCTTTCCTCAGACTGCACGAATCCCTCTCCGCCGGCCTGCAAGCTGCAGTCCAGGCCCACTCCAAGTCATTCGCCGCCTCCCTGCCTGCCCACCAAAACTTTTTGGATATCCTCGCGCGGGCCCAAGAACAGGTGCGCAAGTCCAAGCAAGAACTCAAGGCTGCAAGAGACGGGTTTGCGGGCAAAGGAAAGTCTGAATTGTCCGGGATCAGGGCACGGGAGAGGACTGTCCGCGACATGCTCAGGATTCTGGATACAAT AGATAACTTGAAGCAAGTGCCCGACCAGCTTGAATCCCTTATTGGAGATAAGCGCTTCCTCCAAGCTTCCCTCATTCTCGTTCGAAGCCTTGAAACCATCAACAAACCCGAGCTTCGTGAGATTGGCGCCCTATCAGATCTCAGATCGTATTTCGTGACCCAGGAAACA ACGATTACAGAAATCCTCATTGAAGAACTCCACAACCACATCTACCTCAAAACATTTTACAGCGACCCACGATGGAGACCGTATACTCCTGGCCGAGCCGATCTCCCCATCATCGAATCGCAAGGCGGCGACGACCTTGCCTTTCTCCGATCCCCCGATCCCAATACAGCCTCTCCCAATCTcaacaccaccaccaccaccaacgGCAACGCTGCCGCAGGACCAGgcccatcctccaaattCTCTCGCTACCTATCCCAACTCAGTACCAAACCGAGTACGAGGCCGATGCTCCAATACGACGGCGATCCCATACCGTCCACTCTGACCCTGTCCACCGTCTCTCACCAACAGCAAAACGCCAACGCCCTAAGCCCAGGTACCGGCATGCCCCAAGCCGATTCACACACCTCTCtatcctctctcctcgGTACGGCGGGGAATACGGGCAACCCCGAGACAGACTCGTACGTCTACATTGAGAATCTGTTGGAGGCTTTAGCAGTGTTAGGGAGGTTGGGTCAGGCTTTGGATACTGTCGCGCAAAGGGCGCCGGGGGAGATTTATGCTTTGGTAGATGGTACGTTGGATGAAGTGGAAGAGCG GACCGAGCGAcgccgagaagaagacctTTCGGTCAGCCCGCAAAACGTATTGGGCAACACTATCGATCCAatcccatcctcatcccGAACAATTCCTCCCACCTCAGCCACAACCATAAACACGaccgccgccaccaccgccgccgccgttTCCAGCCGGaaatctctcttctcctctacGGAAACATCGCAGATCGAAATCTCACTAGGTGCAGCCGGACCGCCCCAGCATGCCGCTTTGCTGAAAGATTTGTTTTGGACTCTGTACTCCAAGTTGGCAGCGGTGCTGGAAGGGCATAGGGTCATGTATGAAGTGTCGAGATGGGTATCTTCT CGACCGGGCTTCAAGGATAGCACGACTCCCAAGGGTTCATCTATTAATATTCCAGTATTGGAAATGTGGCGGCCTGTCCAGCAAGAA GTAAGGACATTGTTGAGCAATTATTTGACCGACGACCAGCCTGGATCAAGACTTGATAGGAACCCCATCTTGTCGATTAACGAGGTCTTGCGGGATCCAAAAGTTTCTCGCGACAAATCCAAG CCAATGTTCAAATTCAACGATAGCGACTCTCGCGCCATCCAAAAAGAAATCAAACCCATCGACGACTCTGTCCAACAAGCTCTCCGCTCATCTGTCCCCGGTCTCGTCAACATGCAATCCGACCAACCCGTTTCCGTCGTCGCTCCCGATACCGACGACCGcttttccccatcctcgGGGCGGTACCGCACCCTCGTCCCCCCCAACGCATTCAACGTCACCACCCTTTTCCAACCCACCTTGGCATTCATCCATCGCGCATCGGCGATCGTGCCCCCAGGTTTCGAAAGCGAGACCCAAGGGTTTTCCACCATCTTGGAAGACTTTGTGGTCAAGGTGTTCTTGACGCAGCTGGATGAGAAAGTGACGGCTGGATTCCAAAAGGCTGTGTCGGGATACGATGCGTATCAGGTTGATCGGGGTGCGTTGACGGATATGAAGCAGCCGCCGCTCAAG TCGAGCGTGCGTGTGATGGCATTGATACATAGTCTTTGCATCATGCTCCAGACAACTCCCTTCCACCGAGAGAATTACAGTCGACTCATCGTCGGTGTTATCGTGCAGTATTATCAACAATGCAGCGCCAGATTCAAAG ATTTGGTCTCCCACCCTGCTACCTTTGAAACCGACTCGGAGCGGCCGATGGTCCTTCCAGCCGTATGGGCCCAACGTGAAGACATCACTAAATGTCTATCCGAAATGCGTTCAGTCCCTAGCACCGATCGTGCGGGCATGGTATCGGTCAGTCACAAGGAAATCAGGCTCGAGATGGAATTGTTGCGTGATAGACCGGTCTCGGAGCCGAATTTGATCCACTCGAGCCGCAAGTTGGAGGCCCTCGGTAATTTGTCTCAGAGCTTG CGCTGGTTCATCGACGCTTTACTCGACTTGCAAATGGTTTCTGAAGAACCTGCCTCTCCAGAAGGCGAACAGCCCGAGCTGGATGTCTTGAAAACTGCACCTCCCCTGTCTCCTGATTCGGATGAACCCCGATTACCTCTAACTAGAGCTATGGCTCA GCGGTATCAAGCAATCATACAAACATATGAGCAGCTTGCAGAGATGGTAGTCAATGCCATCAGGCTGGAAATTCGGTGCAGAGTCATGTGCAACATTGGTGCTTCGATGCAAAAG GGAGATTTCAGGCTGGAAAGTGAAGCGCTCGAGCCAGATTCTGATATTTTGGATCTCAATACAAGTCTTATTGAATTCGAAGAGCTTGCTCAAAGAACCATTTCACCTGATGATCACAG cttcatcttccgtgCTCTCGGACAACTGGTCGATCATTGCTTGATAGCGTATGCCTCTAAATACGTCAACGGTGTCAATGCTGCCGGTGTGCGCAAGATCAAGCGCAACATCCTCAGTTTGCAACAGACCTTGCGGGGGATCGCAGCCGCCAGTGAACAGGGTGTACTTACCCGGGCTTCAGAGTTCTGGGACTTGTACGAACAAGGTCCAAAG AAAATGTTAGAGGATTTGAAGAATATTAATGGAACACCTCCTTATGCCTTTGAAGACTATAACACTATGCTCAAACTACAGTGTAAGAGTAACACGGATGAACTCAACACATACCTTATCGATCTACACGCTTTGTCCATGGACGTCGAAGGCTGGGACCTCGGAGAGGATTGA
- a CDS encoding aldose reductase: protein MSAPTITLNDGVKIPKIGFGLGTTHYGKECVEHLVSALKTGYTYIDCAQMYKNSKSVKDALEKWGGKRENVFILQKCGSSGGSSESEKDPKVILKSLLQEMGIDYVDLYLLHSPLLFAPKYSINEAWAIMEEIKSEGLAKSIGVSNFREEDLMELQKTWKVVPSVNQIEFHPYNYHADNMLRLQDFCHSNKITIQCYGPLTPLTKAPGGPVDPVVKKIAQAKGYEVSQVLLNWAAQKSQGVVVTTSANKDRQKLQLEAITQKRELTQEEVDEISEAGKKKFVRAFMQEVWDKARE, encoded by the exons ATGTCTGCACCTACCATAACTCTCAATGATGGTGTCAAGATCCCCAAAATTGGGTTTGGTCTTG GCACCACCCACTACGGCAAGGAATGCGTTGAGCATCTCGTCTCAGCCTTGAAGACCGGGTACACCTACATTGATTGTGCTCAAATGTACAAAAACAGTAAGAGCGTCAAGGACGCCTTGGAAAAGTGGGGTGGTAAGAGGGAAAATGTCTTCATTTTGCAAAAGT GCGGCAGCAGCGGTGGAAGCAGTGAATCGGAGAAGGACCCCAAGGTTATCTTGAAGAGTTTGCTTCAGGAAATGGGTATTGATTACGTTGACCTTT ATCTCCTCCACTCTCCACTT CTCTTCGCTCCCAAATACTCTATCAACGAAGCATGGGCCATAATGGAGGAAATCAAATCGGAAGGCCTTGCCAAGTCCATTGGCGTCAGCAACTTTAGGGAGGAGGACCTCATGGAGTTGCAAAAGACTTGGAAAGTTGTTCCAAGTGTCAACCAG ATTGAATTCCACCCTTACAACTACCATGCCGACAACATGCTTCGTCTCCAAGATTTCTGTCACTCAAACAAGATCACCATCCAATGCTACGGCCCTCTCACTCCTCTCACCAAGGCTCCTGGAGGACCCGTAGACCCTGTAGTCAAGAAAATTGCGCAGGCCAAGGGGTACGAAGTCTCACAGGTGTTGCTCAACTGGGCCGCCCAGAAGAGTCAGGGTGTTGTCGTAACCACCTCGGCTAACAAAGATAGACAGAAGTTGCAGCTGGAAGCCATCACTCAGAAGAGGGAGCTCActcaagaagaagtagaTGAAATCAGCGAGGCGGGTAAGAAGAAGTTTGTCAGGGCATTCATGCAAGAGGTCTGGGACAAGGCCAGGGAGTAA